In the genome of Pontibacter actiniarum, the window CAGTATGCCCACAATGGTAGTGCCCGGCACAAAAATGAACTCTACCACGATCAGTAGCAGCCCGATGCCGATAAGCAAAATAACTGTTGTCCAGTCCAGTAGCATAGTAGGTTGCGCTTGTTAAGTAAATATAGGCATTTGCTGATAGAATTACGAATTACCCCTTACGAATTATCGGCCTGCCGTGCCGGGAGTTCAGGGGGCAGCAAGAGGGGCAAAAGAAAGGCGCCTCCCCGGAGAGAAGGCGCCTGTAAGCTTGTGCTTCCGCAGCCTGCGCTTGGCGGGCACGAAAAGCGGTATTAGTACGCTTTGGCAAAGTATACGCGCTGCTTGCTTGGCTTGCCGGTCAGCATGTCCACGCCTTCTTCCTCCGGGGAGTTAAGGGCGATGCAGCGGATAGTCGCCTTTGTTTCTTCTTTGATGCGCTCCTCTGTCTCCGGGGTGCCGTCCCAGTGGGCCAGCACGAAGCCGCCTTTGTTCTCCAGCACCTCCTTAAACTCCTCGTACGTGTCTACCTTGGTCGTGTGCTCCTCGCGGTAGTTCAGGGCTCTGGTGTAGATGTTCTCCTGGATCTCGTCGAGCAGGGCCGGGATATAGTCGGCCAGGCCGGCAAACTGCTGTGAGCTCTTCTCCTTGGTGTCGCGGCGGGCGATCTCGGCGGTGCCGTTCTCCAGGTCGCGGGCACCGATGGCTACACGCACCGGCACGCCTTTCAGCTCCCACTCGGCAAACTTAAAGCCAGGGCGCTCGGTGTCTCGGTTGTCGTACTTCACGCTGATGCCTTTGGCCTCCAGCTCGCGCTTCAGTTGGTTTACCTTCTCCGATATCTGCGCCAGCTGCTCCTCGCCTTTGTAAATCGGCACGATCACCACCTGGATAGGCGCCAGTTTTGGAGGCAGCACCAGGCCTTCGTCATCAGAGTGCGCCATCACCAGGGCTCCCATCAAACGGGTGCTCACGCCCCAGGAGGTGCCCCAAACGTGCTCCAGGCCGCCTTCTTTGGTGGCATACTTCACGTCAAACGCCTTGGCGAAGTTCTGGCCCAGGAAGTGCGACGTACCGGCCTGCAGGGCCTTGCCGTCCTGCATCAACCCTTCGATGCAATACGTGTCGAGGGCGCCGGCGAAGCGCTCGCTTGGTGTTTTCACGCCGCGTATAACCGGCAGCGCTATAAACTGCTCGGCAAAGGTGGCGTACACCTCCATCATCTGCTTGGTTTCGGCAATGGCCTCGTCAGCGGTGGCGTGGGCGGTGTGGCCTTCCTGCCACAGGAACTCTGCCGTGCGCAGGAACAGGCGCGTGCGCATTTCCCAGCGCACCACGTTTGCCCACTGGTTTATAAGCAGGGGCAGGTCGCGGTAGCTCTGTATCCAGTTTTTGTAGGTGCTCCAGATAATAGCCTCCGAGGTAGGGCGCACAATCAGCTCCTCCTCCAGTTTCGCGTTAGGGTCTACGCGCAGCTTGCCGGCCTTGTCCGGGTCGGTCTGCAAGCGGTAGTGGGTTACCACGGCGCACTCCTTGGCAAAGCCTTCGGCGTTCTGCTCCTCGGCTTCGAAAAGGCTCTTGGGCACAAACAGAGGGAAGTAGGCGTTCTCATGGCCGGTGGCTTTAAACATATCGTCCAGCACACGCTGCATCTTCTCCCAGATGGCGAAGCCGTAGGGCTTGATTACCATGCACCCACGCACTGCCGAGTTC includes:
- the proS gene encoding proline--tRNA ligase, whose amino-acid sequence is MSKGLPKRSEDYSLWYNELVKKAGLAENSAVRGCMVIKPYGFAIWEKMQRVLDDMFKATGHENAYFPLFVPKSLFEAEEQNAEGFAKECAVVTHYRLQTDPDKAGKLRVDPNAKLEEELIVRPTSEAIIWSTYKNWIQSYRDLPLLINQWANVVRWEMRTRLFLRTAEFLWQEGHTAHATADEAIAETKQMMEVYATFAEQFIALPVIRGVKTPSERFAGALDTYCIEGLMQDGKALQAGTSHFLGQNFAKAFDVKYATKEGGLEHVWGTSWGVSTRLMGALVMAHSDDEGLVLPPKLAPIQVVIVPIYKGEEQLAQISEKVNQLKRELEAKGISVKYDNRDTERPGFKFAEWELKGVPVRVAIGARDLENGTAEIARRDTKEKSSQQFAGLADYIPALLDEIQENIYTRALNYREEHTTKVDTYEEFKEVLENKGGFVLAHWDGTPETEERIKEETKATIRCIALNSPEEEGVDMLTGKPSKQRVYFAKAY